Genomic segment of Coffea arabica cultivar ET-39 chromosome 1e, Coffea Arabica ET-39 HiFi, whole genome shotgun sequence:
ATCAGGATAGGTGGTAAATTTTGAGAAATCAACTATTTTCTACAGTAAAAATACCCATGACCAGAGGAAGAAAGTGGTGAAGGACGAATTGGAAAATATGAAAGAGGCAAGGAATAGAACATACTTGGGGCTTCCGATGGCAATTGGAAGATCTAAGACAAAAGTGTTTGGATTTGTGAAGAGCAAAATCAACAACAAGCTTCAAGGTTGGAAACAAAGCTACTGAGTCAAAGGCGCAAGGAAATACTCATCAAATCAGTAATTGTGGCAATGCCAACATATGTGATGGCTTGCTTTAGACTCCCTAGAGGCTTATGTAGACAAATCACAGCTAAAATTGCAACGTTCTGGTGGGGAAAATGTGAGCAAGAAACCTGTGTACATTGGGCAAGCTTTCAGAAGCTTTCAGAAGTTAAGGGAAGAGGAGGAATAAGATTTAGAGATTTAGAAGCTTTCAACACGGCCTTGCTGGCAAAGCAAATTTGGAGATTCTTAACAGCTCCAAATTTGCTAGTAAGCAAGGTAATGAAGGCAAAATACATGAAAGACCCAAACTGGATGGAAAAAAATCCCTCAAACTCAGCTTCCTGGAGTTGGAAGAGTATACACAGTGCAAAATCACTACTATTAGCTGGACTTTGGAAAAGAATTGGGGATGGCAGGTCGGTAAGTATATGGAAAGACAGATGGATAACTAGATCTGAAAAAGGCATGGTGTCCGGCACAAAACCTGAGGATTACACGTTGGAATGGGTAAACGAGTTGATAGAAGTGGGGAGATGGAAAACTGAACAACTCCAGAAATGGTTCGGTAACAAGGATGCTGAATTCATAAAAGATATCCCAACTAGCATAGGAAGAAGAAAGGGTAAGCTGATCTGGTGCTACTCCAAATCTGGAATGTACACCGTTAAGACTGGCTATGCAGTAGCAAGACAATTTGAGGCCAAACAATGTGAACTGAGAGGACATGATGCTGAGACAAGTTGGGAGATAAGAAAGCACAGTCTGTGGAAGAAGCTATGGCATATGAAAGTGAACGCAAAGCTCAAACATTTCATGTGGAAATATTTGCAGAATTGTTTACCGGTCAATGAGGTGCTGTCAAAAAAACTGGGAAAGGGAGAAGGAAGATGTGGCTGCTGTAGGAAAGCTGAGGAAACAATTGAACATTTGTTCTTCTCCTGTGAAAATGCAGCAGAAGTATGGAAAATGGCTCCAGTCAGATGGGATGGATTACAGGACAAGCAACATAATCTATGGCTTTAATTGGTGGGAGAAAGTTACTCAAACACTCTCGATGGAACAAGGACAGGATAGAGTTAACCTCACCATCAACATCCCGTGGCAAATCTGGAAAGCCAGAAACAAAAAGTTTTTGAACATGCAAACCAGTAACCATTCAAAACTGTACGAAAAGCACAAGCTGAGTAGTTAGAGTTTGACCAAGAGAGGGAGCCTGAACAGGAGGGGATTACAGGTCAGATCAGTACCGAACTCCATTCAAGAAGGGAGATGCCAAGGGAAGAAGTGGTAAGATTGTATACGGATGTAGCCATATCAGCCAAAAGGATTAGGACTAGACAAGGGATAATAGCAAGGAACTGGAAAGGAATGCTACTGAGAGCTAAAGGAATTGTCACCCAGGGAAAGGGAACAGCAAGTAAAGAAGAAGCACTTGCCATAAGGAATGCATTACTAATGGCTAAACAAGCTAGATGGACAAAAATTATAGTCCATACAGACTGCAAATCAGTAGTTGAGCAAATTAACAGATGCAGTGAGAATGACTCTAACATTGCAACTATTTTAGAAGATGTACAGGATATTAGATCAGGTTTCGACAGATGCTCTTTTGTGTTTATTCCTAGAACAGAAAATAAAATCAGCCATGTACTAGCACAGTTTGCAGTAAAGCTAGTACATGACATTGAATGGGAACATGATTTCCCAATCAGGCTGGTTGATTTAGTAAAGAAGGACAGCAGGGTAGTATCCCTTTTTTTGTAACTAATCCTTGTAATATCAAGTGTTAATATCTATAAATTGTTATCgtttattggaaaaaaaaatgtatgccAAAATTGTATCATACCAGTTGATTTGATACAATTATTATGTTAGGTTGGTAAATAGGAACAAGTACACTAACGAGAAAAAATTCAATCATTGTTCTTAGAGCTACCTATAAAATGGAAGCATCGTATCCGAGAAAGAAACTACAGATATCTAGCTAGCCGTACATCCCAAAAATGAAAGGTGCATTGGTATTATATCTCACTCTTATCTGCCTAGTTACATCTGCTACACAATGTTATGGTGAACATGGCTATTATGGATATTATCTGCCTTGTAAATTCCCTTAAGGCTCGTAGCTTAAAAAGATCGGTCAATCATGTGAATGAGGAGTTGGGGAACGAGTATCCGTCGGTTGACATTGGAGCCCAAGATGGTCTGAAGGCAGCTGACAAGATCACAGCGTTGCCAGGCGAACCAAATGGCATGAATTTTGATCAATATTCAGGGTATGTAACTGTTGATCCTAGGGTTGGTCGAGCTCTCTTCTACTATTTTGCTGAGTCTTAAAATCCATCTACCAAGCCTCTAGTGCTCTGGCTAAATGGAGGTACAAATTCACTGCCATTATTCTTTGTAGGTTCTGGTTTTGAAGGTAGAAATTTCATGAACTTCTTAAACAGTGAGCTTTGACTACAGGTCCTGGTTGCTCTTCACTCGGGGCAGGAGCTATGAACGAACTCAGACCATTTCGAGTTGGTAAAGGTGGAAAAATGCTGTGGAAAAACCCATATGCCTGGAACAGTGGTAGGAATTGATAATTTGTGAAACAGCTGTGAATTTATCTTATAAGACTTAGGATAAGCACCACCAATGAATTTTGTGTTCTACAAACAGTGGCAAATATAATTTTCCTGGAATCTCCTGCTGGTGTTGGATTTTCTTACTCAAACACATCGTCGGATTACATCACCGGAGAGACAAAAACTGCTGCAGACGCTTACACATTTCTATACAATTGGTTAGAAAGATTCCCAGATTACAAAACCAAGGACTTCTTGATGACTGGAGAAAGTTATGCCGGCCATTACGTGCCTCAACTTGCTCAATTGATCCTCTATAACAAAAGATTACTAACCAGACTGTTATTAATTTGAAAGGACTGGATGTAGGTTTTCTATTTCTTGAATCATCAAttgtttttatttaatttaactAGATTACCTTACACATTAAATGATGATTATACTTTGTCCATGGAATTCAGATTGGGAATGGAGACTATGATATTGAAACATAAAACAGGGCGACTTATGATTATTACTGGACACATGCCCTAATATCCGATGAAATCCATCGGGGTATAGTTTCCAATTGCAATTTTTCCTCAGCAGATCCTCCTACAGAGGCTTGTCAAGCTTACCAAAGCCAAACATCTTCAGCAAAAGGCCATATTGATAGTAACAATATTTATACTCCCTTGTGTTCTTCTTCTTCGAATACTCCTCCTTCGGTACAAAAAACTTGATTGGATACACTAccacttttcttcctttttgatTTTCTGGTCTAAATGAAAACGAAATTAAACTAACATACTTTCTAGTATATCTCTGATTGAAGTAGATAGATGAGTATGATCCATGCTCGGATAATTATGTTTACACTTGCCTAAATACTCCTGCCGTGCAAAAATCACTTCATGCTAATACCACCGGAATCCCTGGACCTTGGAAAAACTACAAATACGTATAATATGATGTTTTGTTATTCTATTTCCAGTAGTATACGGGAAATCCACAATGGATACTTACTTTTAcactttccttttcattttattaaactaagtttttaaaagaaaaaaaaaacttaattcaACACACAATGGCTACATAGGCCATAATTGGGATGACGAGATAGACACAGTGTTACCTGTAATCAAGGAGCTCATTTCAAGTGGCATTAGCCTTTGGCCATACAGGTAAGGAAGTGAAAATTTTGAGTTGTAAAATCATCAATGCCTGAGGACCTTCCTATCCAGTTAGCGTTTGATTAAAATTTGAACATTTTGAATCGCAGTGGGGACATAAATAGTGTTTGTTCTGTGACAACAACTAGATATGCTTTCCACCTTC
This window contains:
- the LOC140016832 gene encoding uncharacterized protein, yielding MPTYVMACFRLPRGLCRQITAKIATFWWGKCEQETCVHWASFQKLSEVKGRGGIRFRDLEAFNTALLAKQIWRFLTAPNLLVSKVMKAKYMKDPNWMEKNPSNSASWSWKSIHSAKSLLLAGLWKRIGDGRSVSIWKDRWITRSEKGMVSGTKPEDYTLEWVNELIEVGRWKTEQLQKWFGNKDAEFIKDIPTSIGRRKGKLIWCYSKSGMYTVKTGYAVARQFEAKQCELRGHDAETSWEIRKHSLWKKLWHMKVNAKLKHFMWKYLQNCLPVNEVLSKKLGKGEGRCGCCRKAEETIEHLFFSCENAAEVWKMAPVRWDGLQDKQHNLWL